One Tenebrio molitor chromosome 2, icTenMoli1.1, whole genome shotgun sequence genomic region harbors:
- the LOC138124997 gene encoding uncharacterized protein, producing MTTKKRTTKTQISMYIQHLQVHNVLGTGRMEPKDGPEMLDQICKQLTTTLNSCGDGPIRQQTEWKKVFTEWKSATRRKCREKKELNECERKLIELTGPAAVDGHSNIAEIGVEFQKSGSSAQIADKEHISDNEANIILTIVNDNENVMQEPTGIKRKRDRKTTGDILTDAYKQSTNSQKEVLDNISEALRDIAKAIHRFCDIAESQKEN from the exons ATGACAACAAAGAAGCGAACCACGAAAACTCAAATTAGCATGTACATTCAGCATTTACAAGTACATAATGTGTTAGGTACTGGCAGAATGGAGCCTAAAGACGGACCTGAGATGCTAGACCAGATTTGCAAACAGTTAACAACGACCCTGAACAGTTGTGGAGACGGACCAATACGTCAACAAACAGAATGGAAAAAA GTATTTACTGAATGGAAGTCCGCTACACGTAGAAAATGTCGTGAGAAAAAAGAATTGAATGAGtgtgaaagaaaattaattgaactCACAGGGCCTGCTGCTGTAGATGGACACTCAAATATTGCAGAAATCGGGGTCGAATTTCAGAAATCCGGCAGCTCTGCTCAAATTGCAGATAAAGAACACATTTCAGATAAT GAAGCGAATATAATCTTGACAATTGTGAATGATAATGAAAATGTAATGCAAGAACCTACAGGAATTAAAAGAAAAC GTGATAGAAAAACAACTGGTGATATTTTGACTGATGCATACAAGCAGTCGACAAATTCCCAAAAAGAAGTACTAGATAACATAAGTGAAGCCTTGAGAGATATTGCTAAAGCTATACACAGATTCTGTGATATTGCAGAAtcccaaaaagaaaattaa